A region of Phycisphaerae bacterium DNA encodes the following proteins:
- a CDS encoding ABC transporter ATP-binding protein gives MLRLTNVEAGYGALRVLKGISLHVSQGEIVAIIGANGAGKTTLLKSIAGILQPRSGTILFDKQDLRGLPPDRIVQLGCSMVPEGRHVFPTMTVKENLILGAYSCRGKGQTREAVKASMDEVCRLFDILKEREHQLAGTLSGGQQQMLAIARALMSKPRLLMMDEPSLGVAPLVVRDIYRTITTLKRDGLTILLVEQNARAALAVADRGYVIETGQIVLEGTSRELSDNREVQRAYLGKEYERIDE, from the coding sequence ATGCTGCGACTGACCAATGTTGAGGCAGGCTATGGCGCCTTGCGGGTTCTCAAGGGAATCTCGCTGCACGTTTCCCAGGGGGAGATCGTCGCCATCATCGGGGCCAACGGCGCGGGCAAGACGACGCTGCTTAAGAGCATCGCCGGTATCCTTCAGCCGCGATCCGGAACGATCCTGTTCGACAAGCAGGACCTCCGAGGCCTGCCGCCTGATAGAATCGTTCAGCTTGGCTGCTCGATGGTCCCCGAGGGCCGTCATGTCTTCCCCACCATGACGGTGAAGGAAAACCTGATCCTCGGGGCTTACTCCTGCCGGGGCAAGGGACAAACGCGCGAGGCCGTCAAGGCAAGCATGGACGAGGTTTGCCGGCTCTTTGACATCCTCAAGGAGCGGGAACATCAGCTTGCCGGCACGCTGTCCGGCGGGCAGCAGCAGATGCTCGCCATCGCGAGGGCTTTGATGTCCAAGCCGCGATTGTTGATGATGGATGAGCCTTCGCTCGGGGTCGCGCCTTTGGTGGTCCGCGACATCTACCGGACCATCACGACCTTGAAGCGCGACGGCTTGACGATTCTGCTGGTCGAGCAGAACGCACGGGCGGCCCTGGCGGTGGCGGATCGCGGATACGTCATCGAAACCGGGCAGATCGTCCTCGAGGGAACTTCGCGGGAGCTGAGCGACAATCGCGAGGTCCAGCGAGCTTACCTGGGCAAGGAGTACGAGCGTATCGATGAGTGA
- a CDS encoding ABC transporter ATP-binding protein produces the protein MAEPLLTTHRLHRFFGGLHAVEDVSFSVPCGAIKAIIGPNGAGKTTLFNLIAGTLSPHEGEVYFRGSRITGWRAHAIARLGIARTFQTTKLFPQMTVLENVMVGRHPRTRSGFVAGMLNLPRTWREEKESRDKAMSILDDLGLSACASEIASNLSFGRQRLVEFARALATEPQLLLLDEPAAGLNIYETQALADLILKIRGRGVTCLVVEHDMSLVMNISDDVVVLDQGHKIAEGPPRVIQRDPEVIRVYLGDDHAATDQC, from the coding sequence ATGGCTGAGCCCCTCCTGACGACGCACAGGCTCCACCGTTTCTTTGGCGGTCTTCATGCCGTCGAGGACGTGAGTTTCAGCGTGCCCTGCGGGGCAATCAAGGCCATCATCGGTCCCAACGGCGCGGGCAAAACGACGCTTTTCAATCTGATCGCCGGCACGTTGTCCCCTCACGAAGGGGAGGTGTACTTTCGAGGCAGCCGGATCACCGGCTGGAGGGCACATGCGATCGCGAGGCTGGGGATCGCCAGGACGTTTCAGACCACGAAGCTGTTTCCCCAGATGACCGTTCTTGAAAACGTCATGGTCGGCCGCCATCCGAGGACCCGGTCCGGTTTCGTCGCCGGCATGCTCAACCTGCCGCGCACCTGGCGCGAGGAGAAGGAGAGCAGAGACAAGGCCATGTCGATCCTGGATGATCTCGGCCTGTCGGCGTGTGCCTCGGAGATCGCCTCGAATCTGTCCTTCGGCCGCCAGCGGCTGGTCGAGTTCGCGCGGGCCCTGGCCACCGAGCCGCAGCTCTTGCTTCTTGACGAGCCGGCGGCCGGGCTCAATATCTATGAGACACAGGCCCTTGCCGATCTGATCTTGAAGATTCGCGGCCGGGGTGTGACCTGCCTGGTGGTCGAGCACGACATGTCGCTCGTTATGAATATCTCGGACGATGTCGTGGTCCTGGATCAGGGCCACAAGATCGCAGAAGGACCGCCGCGGGTGATTCAGAGAGACCCCGAAGTGATACGCGTTTACCTGGGGGACGACCATGCTGCGACTGACCAATGTTGA
- a CDS encoding phenylacetate--CoA ligase yields MSRNALYNPACEALPRDELEQLQIERLQSTLNRVYRSVAFYRTAFDANCVNLEKIRDLRAMRDLPFTTRDDLLRSYPYDMFAVPLRDIVRIHQGFAIAGTPVVVGYTRNDLRNWTECAARVLTAGGITEHDVVQIALDYGLLPGAPGFQQGAELIGASVIPASMTASMSRQIAIMKDFKTTALITTPSHALNIAAGLEEMGVHPERLQLRLALFGGERWSDELQKRIEEKLHVIAIDTYGLTAIMGPGVAGECRQRCGLHINEDHFIVEVIDPTSLEPLGPGCEGELVLTTITKEGFPLIRYRTGDITSVNSEPCACGRTLARMTRVSRRTDDLIFFHGVGFFPVQIEKILYEVEGLSPHYQIILDRQGDVDTLEIKVEVLEDIPSLDEIKTLEILRNQVARRIKTVLNLDAKVTFAEPKSLRSDSGAIPRVLDRRPG; encoded by the coding sequence ATGAGCCGGAATGCCCTTTACAACCCCGCTTGCGAGGCGCTTCCCCGCGACGAGTTGGAGCAGCTCCAGATCGAGCGGCTGCAGTCGACTCTGAACCGGGTGTATCGCAGCGTCGCCTTCTATCGAACGGCCTTCGACGCGAATTGCGTCAATCTTGAGAAGATCAGGGACCTGCGGGCCATGCGGGACCTGCCCTTCACGACGCGCGACGATCTCCTGCGAAGCTACCCCTACGACATGTTCGCCGTTCCGCTGCGTGATATCGTGCGGATCCACCAGGGGTTCGCAATCGCCGGAACGCCCGTCGTCGTCGGCTACACGCGAAACGACCTGCGCAACTGGACGGAATGCGCCGCCCGCGTACTGACTGCCGGCGGGATCACCGAGCACGACGTGGTCCAGATCGCCCTCGACTACGGCCTGCTGCCCGGTGCCCCCGGATTCCAGCAGGGCGCCGAACTCATCGGGGCCTCAGTCATCCCGGCTTCCATGACGGCCTCGATGTCCAGACAGATCGCCATCATGAAGGATTTCAAAACCACGGCCCTCATCACCACGCCGAGCCACGCCCTGAACATCGCCGCGGGGCTCGAGGAGATGGGAGTCCACCCCGAACGGCTCCAACTGCGGCTGGCCCTCTTCGGCGGCGAACGGTGGAGCGACGAGCTGCAGAAGCGGATCGAAGAAAAGCTCCACGTTATCGCGATCGACACCTATGGCCTCACCGCGATCATGGGGCCCGGTGTGGCCGGCGAATGCCGCCAGCGGTGCGGGTTGCACATCAACGAAGACCACTTCATCGTTGAGGTCATCGACCCCACCAGTCTCGAACCGCTCGGACCAGGATGCGAAGGGGAGTTGGTGCTGACCACCATCACCAAGGAGGGCTTCCCGCTGATCCGCTATCGGACGGGCGACATCACCTCCGTTAATAGCGAGCCGTGCGCCTGCGGCAGAACCCTCGCCAGAATGACCCGCGTGTCGCGGCGGACGGATGACCTCATCTTCTTCCACGGCGTGGGCTTCTTCCCCGTCCAGATCGAGAAGATCTTGTACGAGGTCGAGGGCCTCAGCCCACACTATCAGATCATCCTGGACCGACAAGGCGACGTCGATACCCTTGAGATTAAGGTCGAGGTCCTGGAAGACATCCCGTCTCTCGACGAGATCAAGACCCTGGAAATCCTGAGAAATCAGGTGGCCAGGCGGATCAAGACCGTCTTGAACCTGGACGCGAAAGTGACCTTCGCCGAACCAAAGTCCCTGCGGTCGGATTCGGGTGCAATCCCGCGCGTCCTCGATCGAAGACCGGGATGA